A genomic region of Mesorhizobium sp. NZP2077 contains the following coding sequences:
- a CDS encoding nitrite/sulfite reductase: MYRYDEFDHDFVQARVAEFSDQVERRLSGEITEDQFRPLRLMNGVYLQLHAYMLRIAVPYGTLSGKQLRMLGHIARKYDKGYGHFTTRQNIQFNWPALSDIPAILADLASVEMHAIQTSGNCIRNVTADHFAGAAADEVADPRPYAEILRQWSSVHPEFSFLPRKFKIAVTGAERDRAAIQTHDIGLHVKKNAAGELGFVVYIGGGQGRTPMVAKKIRDFLPEADLLSYCTAILRVYNLYGRRDNKYKARIKILVHETGVEEIIRQVEAEWQELKDAELKLPDADIRAIEAYFAPPALTERPEGDQAVKLARLDSKGFSEWLDQNVVTHRHPDYAAVTISLKGIGEVPGDASDSQMEAVADIAEKYAFDELRVSHEQNLILPHVARADLKAVYDALVDIGLATANSNLISDIIACPGLDYCALATARSIPIAQEISQRFASLERQREIGELKLKISGCINACGHHHVGHIGILGVEKKGSELYQVTLGGSADENTSVGEIIGRGFSSEEITDAIEQIVETYLGLRLNPSERFIDAYRRVGPAPFKEALYAGETKAA; encoded by the coding sequence ATGTACCGTTACGATGAGTTCGACCACGATTTTGTCCAGGCCCGCGTCGCCGAGTTCAGCGATCAGGTCGAGCGCCGGCTGTCCGGCGAGATCACCGAGGACCAGTTCCGGCCGCTCAGGCTGATGAACGGCGTCTACCTGCAACTGCACGCCTACATGCTGCGCATCGCGGTGCCCTATGGCACGTTGAGCGGCAAGCAGCTGCGCATGCTCGGCCACATCGCCCGCAAATACGACAAGGGCTACGGCCATTTCACCACGCGCCAGAACATCCAGTTCAACTGGCCGGCGCTGTCGGACATTCCGGCGATCCTCGCCGATCTGGCCAGCGTCGAGATGCACGCCATCCAGACCAGCGGCAATTGCATCCGCAACGTCACCGCTGACCACTTTGCCGGTGCTGCCGCCGATGAGGTCGCCGATCCGCGCCCCTATGCGGAAATCCTGCGGCAATGGTCTTCGGTGCATCCGGAATTCTCGTTCCTGCCCAGAAAATTCAAGATCGCGGTGACAGGGGCGGAGCGCGACCGCGCCGCCATCCAGACGCATGATATCGGCCTTCATGTGAAGAAGAACGCCGCCGGCGAACTTGGTTTCGTCGTCTATATCGGTGGCGGCCAGGGCCGCACGCCGATGGTAGCCAAGAAGATCCGCGATTTCCTGCCGGAAGCCGACCTTCTGTCCTACTGCACGGCGATCCTGCGCGTTTACAACCTCTATGGCCGCCGCGACAACAAGTACAAGGCGCGCATCAAGATCCTGGTGCATGAGACCGGGGTCGAGGAAATAATCCGCCAGGTCGAGGCCGAGTGGCAGGAGTTGAAGGACGCCGAACTGAAGCTGCCGGATGCCGACATCCGTGCCATCGAGGCCTATTTCGCGCCGCCGGCGCTCACTGAGCGACCGGAAGGCGATCAGGCGGTCAAGCTGGCGCGCCTCGATTCCAAGGGCTTCTCGGAGTGGCTCGACCAGAATGTGGTGACGCACCGCCATCCCGACTATGCGGCGGTGACGATCTCGCTCAAGGGCATCGGCGAGGTGCCGGGCGATGCTTCGGACAGCCAGATGGAAGCGGTGGCCGACATCGCCGAGAAATACGCCTTCGACGAGCTGCGCGTCAGCCATGAGCAGAACCTGATCCTGCCGCATGTGGCGCGCGCCGATCTCAAGGCGGTCTACGACGCGCTGGTCGACATCGGGCTGGCGACGGCCAACTCCAATTTGATATCGGACATCATCGCGTGCCCGGGCCTCGACTATTGCGCGCTGGCCACCGCACGCTCGATCCCGATCGCGCAGGAAATCTCGCAACGCTTCGCCTCGCTTGAGCGGCAACGCGAAATCGGCGAGTTGAAGCTGAAGATCTCCGGCTGCATCAATGCCTGCGGTCACCACCATGTCGGCCATATCGGCATACTCGGCGTCGAGAAGAAGGGCTCCGAGCTCTATCAGGTGACGCTGGGCGGCTCGGCCGACGAGAACACGTCGGTCGGCGAGATCATCGGCCGCGGCTTCTCGTCGGAGGAGATCACCGACGCCATCGAGCAGATCGTCGAGACCTATCTCGGCCTTCGGCTCAACCCCAGTGAAAGATTCATCGACGCCTACCGCCGTGTCGGTCCCGCGCCGTTCAAGGAGGCGCTCTATGCTGGCGAAACCAAGGCCGCTTGA
- a CDS encoding MFS transporter: protein MTVREIVRTSSGQGLLLIGVMLIASTLRAPITGVAPMLGMIRQTSGISATEAGLLTTLPLLAFAAISPFAAGLARRYGIERSLFAALLVVATGIVLRATSPLWALFVGTGTIGAGIAVANVLLPGLLKRDFPNRVASLTGFYAIVSGLSQALASTAAIPLAQLPGSNWRLSLACTLIFPVAALIAWVPQLQMPAAPERAASSSHDRGHLWRSALAWQVTGFLGLTSLVFYVIVGWLPAILAEAGYSAATAGSLHGLCQLAIAIPGLLLGTAVKRMRDQRAMAIGMALTTCLSLLGLWQLPALAALWIALFGFGAGAAFMLGLSFVSLRASHSQEAAALSGMAQCLGYSLAAAGPPLAGLAHDATGNWSLALGACAIITLLMAVLGSLAGRARTI, encoded by the coding sequence ATGACGGTTAGAGAAATTGTCAGAACATCCAGCGGCCAGGGGCTTCTCCTGATCGGCGTCATGCTGATCGCCTCGACGCTTCGCGCGCCCATCACAGGCGTGGCGCCGATGCTCGGCATGATCCGGCAAACCAGCGGCATCAGCGCCACTGAGGCAGGACTGCTGACCACCCTTCCCTTGCTGGCGTTCGCGGCGATCTCGCCTTTCGCGGCCGGCCTGGCGCGCCGATACGGCATCGAAAGGTCGTTATTCGCAGCGCTGCTTGTTGTCGCGACCGGCATTGTCCTGCGCGCGACCAGCCCCCTCTGGGCGCTGTTCGTCGGCACCGGTACGATTGGGGCGGGGATTGCTGTCGCCAACGTCCTGCTGCCAGGCTTGCTGAAACGCGATTTTCCCAACCGGGTCGCCAGCCTGACCGGCTTCTATGCCATCGTGTCCGGGCTTTCGCAGGCATTGGCATCGACGGCAGCGATCCCGCTCGCTCAATTGCCGGGGTCGAACTGGCGTCTGTCGCTTGCCTGCACGCTGATCTTTCCAGTCGCCGCCCTGATTGCCTGGGTGCCCCAGCTTCAAATGCCCGCCGCCCCGGAGCGCGCGGCATCGTCCTCACATGACCGCGGACACCTCTGGCGCTCGGCCCTTGCCTGGCAGGTAACGGGCTTTCTTGGCCTTACCTCGCTGGTCTTCTACGTGATCGTCGGATGGTTGCCCGCGATCCTGGCGGAGGCAGGATATTCGGCAGCGACGGCGGGCTCGCTGCATGGGCTCTGTCAGCTGGCAATCGCGATCCCCGGCCTGCTGCTCGGCACCGCCGTCAAGCGCATGAGGGACCAGCGCGCCATGGCCATCGGCATGGCACTGACCACATGCCTCTCGCTGCTCGGCCTCTGGCAGCTTCCGGCGCTCGCAGCCCTTTGGATCGCGCTGTTCGGTTTCGGCGCCGGTGCCGCCTTCATGCTGGGTCTCTCCTTCGTCAGCCTGAGGGCCTCGCACAGCCAGGAGGCGGCAGCGCTGTCGGGAATGGCGCAATGCCTGGGCTACTCGCTGGCCGCCGCAGGCCCGCCGCTGGCCGGTCTTGCCCATGACGCGACCGGGAACTGGAGCCTGGCCCTGGGCGCCTGCGCCATCATCACCTTGCTGATGGCGGTCCTGGGAAGCCTTGCGGGGCGGGCGAGGACGATCTGA
- the cysG gene encoding siroheme synthase CysG, whose amino-acid sequence MPHIVPKLNAFPVFVRVEGEAVAIVGGGDEALAKARLIGQSSAVLRIIAEDAEPELLAFIAQCGASHVAATYDASQLEGAVMVFAASGDETLDRRVAADARKLGIPVNAVDRPELCDFFTPALVNRAPVAIAIGTEGAGPVLAQMLRSRIDQMLSPSLGSLATLAASLRGAAEKVLPKGNSRRRFWSSFFQGTPAHAVEAGQLSQARDAAVDLLLSNAPVAGHIALVGAGPGAEDLLTLRAHRLLMEADVIVHDALVPEAVVAMGRRDAERLPVGKRKGCHTKSQAEINALLVELGRQGKRVVRLKSGDPLVFGRAGEEMAVLREAGIAYEVVPGVTAAFAAAADFELPLTLRGVSSSMVFTTGHDLKGNSLPDWAKLAISGATVAVYMGRSVAAEVAGRLIEAGLSPDTAVAVVENASLANRRRFHGTLADLPSLEARVDLYGPVMTIIGDAVAGANFERSEPLAAYRHESAANAAAVEVEE is encoded by the coding sequence ATGCCGCATATCGTGCCCAAGCTCAACGCCTTTCCCGTCTTCGTGCGGGTCGAGGGCGAAGCCGTGGCCATCGTCGGCGGCGGCGATGAGGCATTGGCCAAGGCGCGGCTGATCGGACAGTCGAGCGCGGTGCTGCGCATCATTGCCGAAGATGCCGAACCGGAGCTGCTTGCCTTCATCGCCCAGTGCGGCGCCAGCCATGTCGCGGCGACCTATGATGCCTCACAGCTCGAAGGCGCGGTCATGGTGTTTGCCGCCAGCGGCGACGAGACGCTCGACCGCCGCGTTGCCGCGGACGCGCGCAAACTGGGCATTCCGGTCAATGCCGTCGACCGGCCGGAGCTGTGCGATTTCTTCACCCCGGCGCTGGTCAACCGCGCGCCGGTCGCCATTGCCATCGGGACTGAAGGCGCTGGCCCGGTGCTTGCCCAGATGCTGCGCAGCCGCATCGATCAGATGCTGTCGCCGTCGCTTGGATCGCTGGCAACGCTTGCCGCCTCATTGCGAGGCGCGGCCGAAAAAGTGCTGCCGAAAGGCAATTCCCGCCGCCGCTTCTGGAGCAGTTTTTTCCAGGGTACGCCAGCGCACGCCGTGGAAGCCGGCCAGCTGTCTCAGGCGCGTGATGCCGCCGTGGATCTTCTGCTGTCGAACGCACCCGTTGCAGGCCACATCGCCCTGGTCGGCGCCGGTCCTGGCGCCGAGGATCTTCTGACCCTTCGTGCCCATCGCCTGCTGATGGAAGCCGATGTCATCGTCCATGACGCGCTGGTGCCGGAGGCGGTCGTCGCCATGGGTCGCCGCGATGCCGAGCGCCTTCCAGTCGGCAAACGCAAGGGCTGCCACACCAAGAGCCAGGCCGAGATCAATGCGCTGCTAGTCGAGCTTGGCCGACAGGGCAAGCGCGTGGTGCGGCTGAAGTCGGGCGATCCGCTGGTGTTCGGCCGCGCCGGCGAGGAAATGGCGGTACTGCGCGAAGCCGGCATCGCCTATGAGGTGGTTCCGGGCGTCACCGCGGCCTTTGCCGCCGCCGCCGATTTCGAGCTGCCGCTGACCTTGCGCGGCGTGTCGTCGTCTATGGTGTTCACCACCGGCCACGACCTCAAGGGCAATTCATTGCCCGACTGGGCGAAGCTCGCCATTTCCGGTGCCACCGTCGCCGTCTATATGGGCCGCTCGGTCGCCGCCGAAGTTGCCGGCCGGCTGATCGAAGCCGGCCTGTCGCCGGACACGGCGGTCGCCGTGGTCGAGAATGCCAGCCTGGCCAACCGGCGCCGTTTCCACGGCACGCTGGCCGACCTGCCGTCGCTGGAAGCGCGCGTTGATCTTTACGGGCCGGTCATGACCATCATCGGCGACGCGGTTGCCGGCGCCAATTTTGAACGGTCCGAGCCGCTCGCGGCATATAGGCATGAAAGCGCCGCCAACGCGGCAGCAGTAGAGGTCGAAGAATGA
- a CDS encoding SDR family oxidoreductase, whose translation MAEPDTRKTIVLTGASRGIGHATVKRFSREGWRVITCSRQAFAEDCPWPAGPEDHIKVDLADQEDVGVAVSEIRHRLEAHGGQLHALVNNAGISPKLKDGNSRMDSIDTPMHVWRDVFQVNFFAPIMLARGLFKELAAAKGSIVNVTSIAGTRVHPFAGTAYATSKAALGSLTREMAHDFGPHGIRVNAIAPGEIDTAILSPGTDKIVETIPMRRLGKTAEVADIIFFLCSQQASYVTGSEIHINGGQHV comes from the coding sequence ATGGCTGAACCTGACACCAGAAAAACCATTGTGCTGACCGGCGCCAGCCGCGGCATTGGTCACGCCACGGTCAAGCGCTTTTCGCGCGAGGGCTGGCGCGTCATCACCTGTTCACGCCAGGCCTTTGCCGAGGATTGCCCGTGGCCGGCAGGCCCGGAGGACCATATCAAGGTCGATCTCGCCGACCAGGAAGATGTCGGCGTCGCCGTCTCGGAGATACGCCATCGGCTGGAAGCGCATGGCGGCCAGTTGCACGCGCTGGTCAACAATGCCGGCATTTCACCGAAGCTCAAGGACGGCAACAGCCGCATGGACTCGATCGACACGCCGATGCATGTCTGGCGTGACGTGTTCCAGGTCAATTTCTTCGCGCCGATCATGCTCGCGCGGGGGTTGTTCAAAGAGTTAGCCGCGGCCAAGGGCTCGATCGTCAACGTCACCTCGATCGCCGGTACCCGCGTGCATCCTTTCGCCGGCACTGCCTATGCGACATCGAAGGCCGCACTCGGCTCGCTGACGCGCGAAATGGCGCATGATTTCGGCCCGCACGGCATCCGCGTCAACGCCATCGCGCCGGGCGAGATCGACACCGCGATCCTGTCGCCAGGCACGGACAAGATCGTCGAGACAATCCCAATGCGGCGGCTCGGCAAAACGGCCGAGGTCGCCGACATTATCTTTTTCCTGTGCTCGCAGCAGGCGTCCTATGTGACGGGCTCGGAAATCCACATCAATGGCGGCCAGCACGTCTAA
- a CDS encoding phosphoadenylyl-sulfate reductase has translation MLAKPRPLDRIVDVDDGAAAKAAGLDALYGHLKPLEIIERAARDLFHDEIAAVSSFGADSAVLLHMIAEIDRTLPVIFLDTGKHFEETLGYRDALVADFGLTNISVIKPEEAALERIDPTGNLHQSNTDACCDVRKVEPLARGVAPFRAWLTGRKRFQASTRAALPVFEAVGARIRINPLAHWTTSDQADYMRAHALRENPLVAYGYLSIGCFPCTQPVQPGEDARSGRWAGHAKTECGIHLSGLEVSLTDASL, from the coding sequence ATGCTGGCGAAACCAAGGCCGCTTGACCGTATCGTCGACGTCGATGATGGCGCCGCCGCCAAGGCAGCGGGGCTTGATGCGCTCTATGGCCATCTGAAGCCGCTCGAGATCATCGAACGCGCGGCGCGCGACCTGTTTCACGACGAGATCGCCGCCGTGTCTTCCTTCGGCGCGGATTCGGCGGTGCTGCTGCACATGATCGCCGAGATCGACCGCACCCTGCCGGTCATCTTCCTCGACACCGGCAAGCATTTCGAGGAGACGCTCGGCTATCGGGACGCGCTCGTCGCCGATTTCGGGCTGACCAACATCAGCGTGATCAAGCCTGAGGAGGCGGCGCTCGAGCGGATCGACCCGACGGGCAATCTGCACCAGAGCAACACCGATGCCTGCTGCGACGTGCGCAAGGTCGAGCCGCTGGCGCGTGGGGTTGCACCGTTCCGGGCCTGGTTGACCGGGCGCAAGCGCTTCCAGGCCTCGACGCGGGCAGCACTGCCGGTGTTCGAGGCGGTCGGCGCGCGCATCCGCATCAATCCGCTGGCGCATTGGACGACCTCGGACCAGGCCGACTACATGCGCGCCCATGCGCTGCGCGAAAATCCGCTCGTCGCCTATGGCTATCTGTCGATCGGCTGTTTCCCGTGCACGCAGCCGGTGCAGCCGGGCGAGGACGCACGCAGCGGCCGCTGGGCCGGTCATGCCAAGACCGAGTGCGGCATTCACCTGTCGGGGCTCGAAGTGTCGCTGACCGACGCATCCCTTTAG
- a CDS encoding cation:proton antiporter, with protein sequence MPHDTPLIATIVAGLGLAFVFGALANRFRIPPLVGYLVAGVLVGPNTPGFVADAGLANELAEIGVILLMFGVGLHFSLKDLLSVRAIAVPGAIVQIGFATALGAGLAWMLGWSMGAGLVFGLALSVASTVVLLRALQERRLIETERGRIAVGWLIVEDLAMVLALVLLPALAGVLGGQEQADVHSSGLLSLPASYGIWGVVGITLAKVAAFVVVMLVVGRRVIPWILHYVAHTGSRELFRLAVLAIALGVAFGAAKLFGVSLALGAFFAGMIMSESELSHRAAEESLPLRDAFSVLFFVSVGMLFDPFSLFSNGLPILATLAIIVIGKSLAAFVIVVAFGYPLATALMISASLAQIGEFSFILAELGVGLKLLPEQGRDLILAGAILSIVLNPLMFLALDWMKPWLEARAARTAPPADAKPVGPATEPGQVASVVATAKAEDGPPPKTALTGHAILIGYGRVGGLVGVALKDAAMPFLVIEDADKTLVKLKADGVETVAGNAANAEVFAAANPEGARRLILAIPNAFEAGQIVLRARAANPNINVVARAHSDAEVEHLKGLGADTVIMGEREIARGIVEEVLGHKSPATEPTAA encoded by the coding sequence ATGCCGCATGACACGCCCCTTATCGCCACCATCGTCGCCGGTCTGGGGCTGGCTTTCGTCTTCGGCGCTCTCGCCAATCGCTTCCGCATCCCACCGCTGGTCGGTTACCTCGTAGCCGGCGTGCTGGTCGGGCCGAACACACCCGGCTTCGTCGCCGATGCCGGCCTTGCCAACGAGCTGGCCGAAATCGGCGTCATCCTGCTGATGTTCGGCGTCGGCCTCCACTTCTCGTTGAAGGACCTGCTGTCGGTCCGGGCCATCGCCGTGCCCGGCGCCATCGTCCAGATCGGTTTTGCCACGGCGCTCGGCGCCGGGCTTGCCTGGATGCTCGGCTGGTCGATGGGCGCCGGTCTGGTGTTCGGCCTGGCGCTGTCGGTCGCCTCGACCGTGGTGCTGCTTCGCGCGCTTCAGGAACGCCGCCTGATCGAGACCGAACGCGGCCGTATCGCCGTCGGCTGGCTGATCGTCGAGGACCTCGCCATGGTGCTGGCGCTGGTGCTTTTGCCGGCCCTTGCCGGCGTGCTCGGCGGCCAAGAGCAGGCGGATGTGCACTCGAGCGGCCTGCTGTCGCTGCCGGCCAGCTACGGCATCTGGGGCGTCGTTGGCATTACGCTGGCCAAGGTCGCCGCCTTCGTCGTCGTCATGCTGGTGGTCGGCCGCCGGGTCATCCCCTGGATCCTGCATTACGTCGCCCATACCGGGTCGCGCGAACTGTTCCGGCTGGCGGTGCTGGCGATCGCGCTCGGCGTCGCCTTCGGCGCGGCAAAACTGTTTGGCGTCTCGCTGGCGCTCGGCGCCTTCTTCGCCGGCATGATCATGAGCGAATCCGAGCTCAGCCACCGCGCGGCGGAAGAGTCGCTGCCTTTGCGCGATGCCTTTTCGGTGCTGTTCTTCGTCTCCGTCGGCATGCTGTTCGACCCGTTCAGCCTGTTCAGCAACGGCCTGCCGATCCTGGCGACGCTAGCCATTATCGTCATCGGCAAGTCGTTGGCCGCCTTCGTCATCGTCGTCGCCTTCGGCTATCCCCTGGCAACGGCCTTGATGATTTCAGCCAGCCTTGCCCAGATCGGCGAATTCTCCTTCATCCTGGCCGAACTCGGCGTCGGGTTGAAACTTCTGCCCGAACAGGGCCGCGACCTGATCCTTGCCGGCGCCATCCTGTCGATCGTGCTCAACCCGCTGATGTTCCTGGCCCTCGACTGGATGAAACCATGGCTTGAAGCGCGCGCCGCCAGGACGGCCCCGCCGGCGGACGCCAAGCCGGTCGGCCCGGCGACGGAACCGGGCCAAGTCGCCTCGGTCGTGGCAACAGCCAAGGCGGAAGACGGCCCGCCGCCAAAGACGGCACTCACCGGTCATGCCATCCTGATCGGCTACGGCCGTGTCGGCGGTCTGGTCGGCGTCGCGCTGAAAGACGCCGCAATGCCCTTCCTCGTCATTGAGGACGCCGACAAGACACTGGTCAAGCTGAAAGCCGACGGCGTCGAGACCGTCGCCGGCAATGCGGCCAACGCCGAAGTGTTCGCCGCCGCCAATCCCGAAGGCGCCAGGCGGCTGATCCTCGCCATCCCCAACGCCTTCGAGGCCGGCCAGATCGTGCTCAGGGCGCGCGCCGCCAATCCCAACATCAACGTCGTCGCCCGCGCCCATTCCGATGCCGAGGTCGAGCATCTCAAGGGGCTCGGCGCCGACACGGTGATCATGGGCGAGCGCGAGATCGCGCGCGGCATTGTCGAAGAGGTGCTGGGGCACAAGTCGCCGGCCACCGAACCCACCGCGGCCTAA
- a CDS encoding DUF934 domain-containing protein, translating into MTETTTPETRLWTPEGFRDDEWAHAESADALSGNGRFILPLQAFLDLDPEVRRSAKERLGVVLQPGDQLEKIADLLDQLSLVALVFPAFSDGRSFSKAELLRSRYHFEGAVRATGQVLVDPLPHMLRLGFDEFEISNPVLLKRLEEGHTGGLGLYYQPTAVPEPNGPKYSWRRVRNS; encoded by the coding sequence ATGACCGAGACGACGACACCGGAGACCCGGCTCTGGACCCCCGAGGGGTTTCGCGACGATGAGTGGGCTCATGCCGAAAGTGCGGACGCGCTTTCCGGCAATGGCCGCTTCATCCTGCCGCTGCAGGCGTTCCTCGACCTCGACCCGGAGGTGCGCAGGTCCGCCAAAGAGCGGCTCGGCGTGGTGCTGCAGCCCGGCGACCAGCTCGAGAAGATAGCAGACCTGCTCGACCAGCTGTCGCTGGTGGCGCTGGTTTTCCCGGCCTTCAGCGACGGCCGCTCCTTCTCCAAGGCTGAACTGCTGCGCAGCCGCTATCATTTCGAAGGTGCCGTTCGCGCCACCGGCCAGGTGCTGGTCGACCCGTTGCCGCATATGCTGCGGCTGGGCTTCGATGAGTTCGAGATTTCCAACCCGGTGCTGTTGAAGCGCCTGGAGGAGGGCCACACCGGCGGGTTGGGGCTCTACTACCAGCCGACCGCCGTGCCGGAGCCAAACGGTCCCAAATATTCCTGGCGGCGCGTTCGCAACAGCTGA
- a CDS encoding DUF2849 domain-containing protein, whose amino-acid sequence MKILTANRLTDGIAVWYADGGWAETVDHADLAHDKAAEDRLEAIGANAYADNEVVDVNLIDADVVDGVVEPVRLREKIRAAGPTIRGDLGKQAERAA is encoded by the coding sequence ATGAAGATATTGACCGCCAACCGCCTGACCGATGGCATAGCCGTCTGGTATGCCGACGGCGGCTGGGCCGAGACCGTCGACCACGCCGACCTTGCGCATGACAAGGCGGCCGAGGACCGCCTGGAAGCAATCGGCGCCAATGCCTATGCCGACAATGAGGTGGTCGACGTCAATCTGATCGACGCGGACGTCGTCGACGGCGTTGTCGAGCCGGTGCGGTTGCGCGAAAAGATCCGCGCCGCCGGCCCGACCATCCGCGGCGATCTCGGCAAGCAGGCCGAGCGGGCGGCGTAG
- a CDS encoding zinc-binding dehydrogenase, which yields MLALTVSSVNAARLKLAEVDEPQPCANEALVSVHATSLNRGELRLLTIRPDGWIPGQDVVGVVERAAADGSGPAVGTRVVALVDETGWAERVAVPTERLAVLPEEVGFVSAATLPVAGTTALRTLRHGGDLAGQQVLITGASGAVGRFQIQIAREQGASVTAIADARHADDLLGLGAGQVVELIERAEGPFSLITESVGGQSLAHAIERIAPGGTIVMFGSSSGELTPVGFRQFVPGHEGARLQTFAYYTSGSGIGADIASLLALVAAGPLETRVALTVPWTDIAQALDALRQRSFSGKAVLTIAG from the coding sequence ATGCTCGCGCTTACCGTCTCTTCCGTTAACGCAGCCAGATTGAAACTCGCCGAGGTGGACGAGCCACAACCTTGCGCGAACGAAGCGCTGGTCTCGGTCCACGCAACCTCGTTGAACCGTGGCGAACTGCGCCTGCTCACCATACGCCCGGACGGCTGGATACCTGGCCAGGACGTCGTCGGGGTCGTCGAACGGGCGGCAGCTGATGGCTCCGGGCCGGCCGTGGGCACAAGGGTTGTGGCCTTGGTCGACGAAACCGGCTGGGCCGAGCGTGTCGCCGTTCCGACCGAGCGTCTCGCCGTCCTGCCCGAGGAGGTCGGCTTCGTTTCGGCGGCCACGCTTCCGGTCGCCGGCACGACGGCACTAAGGACGTTGCGCCATGGCGGTGACCTCGCCGGCCAGCAGGTGCTGATCACCGGTGCGAGCGGTGCGGTCGGCCGTTTCCAGATCCAGATCGCCCGGGAGCAAGGCGCGTCGGTGACCGCGATCGCCGACGCCCGGCATGCCGACGATCTCCTTGGCCTCGGAGCCGGGCAGGTCGTCGAGTTGATCGAGCGGGCCGAGGGGCCGTTTTCGCTGATCACCGAGTCGGTCGGCGGCCAAAGCCTCGCCCACGCGATCGAACGAATCGCCCCTGGCGGGACCATCGTCATGTTCGGTTCGAGCAGCGGCGAACTGACGCCGGTTGGCTTCCGCCAGTTCGTTCCGGGCCATGAGGGCGCGAGGCTGCAGACGTTTGCCTACTACACGTCCGGCTCGGGCATTGGCGCTGATATCGCCTCGCTGCTCGCCCTGGTCGCAGCCGGCCCGCTGGAGACCCGCGTGGCTTTGACCGTGCCGTGGACGGATATCGCCCAGGCCCTCGACGCCCTGCGACAGCGCAGCTTCAGCGGCAAGGCTGTTCTCACCATAGCCGGATAA
- a CDS encoding helix-turn-helix transcriptional regulator has translation MKQPLRYPWLDFDVDELSAPAIAVRVDIPETRAEVSAHWHRKGQLVFALGGGVTCRVPSGLWMVPPHCGVWVPSRMEHSNIATANARIFFVYIEPGAAELPDRCCTLSISPLLRELIIELSDCAPDDARCAFLGRVLLAELPDMPVQQLHLPISSEPRLRRIAEALADDPADRSTLAEWANRVALSESSLARLVVKETGLSFGRWRQQLHLVVAIRELASGASVQRVSGDLGYESVTAFITMFKKALGKPPAQYLSSIAENGGSAFVRSV, from the coding sequence ATGAAACAACCCCTTCGCTATCCTTGGCTCGATTTCGATGTGGATGAGCTTTCAGCGCCGGCGATTGCCGTGCGCGTCGACATCCCCGAAACCAGAGCGGAGGTATCGGCCCATTGGCATCGCAAGGGGCAACTCGTCTTCGCGCTCGGCGGCGGTGTCACCTGCCGCGTCCCCAGCGGCCTGTGGATGGTGCCGCCGCATTGCGGCGTGTGGGTGCCGAGCCGCATGGAACACAGCAACATAGCGACGGCCAATGCCCGGATTTTCTTCGTTTACATCGAGCCCGGTGCTGCCGAACTGCCGGATCGATGCTGCACGCTTTCGATCTCGCCGCTGCTGCGCGAACTCATCATCGAGCTGTCGGACTGCGCGCCGGACGATGCGAGGTGCGCTTTCCTGGGAAGGGTCCTGCTTGCCGAACTGCCTGATATGCCTGTCCAGCAATTGCATCTGCCGATCTCCTCCGAGCCGCGCTTGCGGCGGATCGCCGAAGCGCTGGCGGACGATCCCGCTGACCGCAGCACGCTGGCGGAGTGGGCCAATCGCGTCGCGCTCAGCGAGAGCAGTCTCGCGCGTCTCGTCGTCAAGGAGACTGGCTTGAGCTTCGGCCGCTGGCGCCAGCAATTGCACTTGGTCGTTGCGATCAGGGAGCTGGCTTCGGGCGCAAGTGTCCAGCGGGTTTCGGGTGATCTCGGCTATGAATCCGTCACAGCCTTCATCACAATGTTCAAAAAGGCGCTCGGCAAGCCTCCCGCACAATATCTCAGCAGCATCGCTGAGAACGGCGGTTCTGCGTTCGTGCGATCAGTTTAG